A section of the Streptomyces sp. V3I8 genome encodes:
- the recA gene encoding recombinase RecA, translated as MAGTDREKALDTALAQIERKFGRGAVMRLGERPNEPIEVIPTGSTALDVALGVGGLPRGRVVEVYGPESSGKTTLTLHAVANAQKAGGQVAFVDAEHALDPEYAKKLGVDTDNLILSQPDNGEQALEIVDILIRSGAIDLIVIDSVAALVPRAEIEGEMGDSHMGLQARLMSQALRKITGALSQSKTTAIFINQLREKIGVMFGSPETTTGGRALKFYASVRLDIRRIETLKDGTDAVGNRTRVKVVKNKVAPPFKQAEFDILYGQGISREGGLIDMGVENGFVRKAGAWYTYEGDQLGQGKENARNFLKDNPDLANEIEKKILEKLGIGTPAKTAVAEDAGTVPAPDAARTPAGNAT; from the coding sequence ATGGCAGGTACCGACCGCGAAAAGGCGCTGGACACCGCGCTCGCACAGATCGAGCGGAAATTCGGCAGGGGCGCGGTGATGCGTCTGGGTGAGCGGCCGAACGAGCCCATCGAGGTGATCCCCACCGGATCGACCGCCCTGGACGTCGCCCTCGGCGTCGGCGGTCTGCCGCGCGGCCGGGTGGTGGAGGTGTACGGTCCGGAGTCCTCCGGCAAGACGACCCTGACCCTGCACGCGGTGGCGAACGCGCAGAAGGCCGGCGGCCAGGTGGCCTTCGTCGATGCCGAGCACGCCCTCGACCCCGAGTACGCCAAGAAGCTCGGCGTCGATACCGACAACCTCATCCTGTCCCAGCCGGACAACGGTGAGCAGGCACTGGAGATCGTGGACATCCTGATCCGCTCCGGCGCGATCGATTTGATCGTGATCGACTCCGTCGCGGCCCTGGTGCCGCGCGCGGAGATCGAGGGCGAGATGGGCGACTCCCACATGGGTCTGCAGGCCCGTCTGATGAGCCAGGCGCTCCGCAAGATCACGGGCGCGCTCAGCCAGTCGAAGACCACCGCGATCTTCATCAACCAGCTCCGCGAGAAGATCGGCGTGATGTTCGGCTCGCCGGAGACCACGACCGGTGGCCGGGCGCTGAAGTTCTACGCCTCGGTGCGCCTGGACATCCGCCGCATCGAGACCCTGAAGGACGGCACCGACGCGGTCGGCAACCGCACCCGCGTCAAGGTCGTCAAGAACAAGGTGGCCCCGCCCTTCAAGCAGGCCGAGTTCGACATCCTCTACGGCCAGGGCATCAGCCGCGAGGGCGGCCTGATCGACATGGGCGTGGAGAACGGCTTCGTGCGCAAGGCCGGCGCCTGGTACACGTACGAGGGCGACCAGCTCGGCCAGGGCAAGGAGAACGCGCGCAACTTCCTCAAGGACAACCCCGACCTCGCCAACGAGATCGAGAAGAAGATCCTGGAGAAGCTGGGGATCGGGACACCGGCGAAGACCGCGGTCGCCGAGGACGCAGGCACCGTCCCGGCCCCCGATGCCGCCCGGACCCCGGCGGGAAACGCCACCTGA
- a CDS encoding DUF899 family protein: MTAKALPPVVDTGAWQRHLDDLRAREKAATRELDAIAAQRRRLPMTEMPDYTLEGEEGQVRLADVFGGNSQLIVYNHMWFPGKEWQCPGCTGFTAQFTRLEFLEDYDARFVVVTQGPIDQAFAYKRRTGNRMAWYSTANSPFGTDVGAPPGGGFAVNVFLRDGDTVYRTWHTDGRGTEQLSHTFALIDLLPYGRQEDWQDSPEGWPRSPTYSRWISSEAVAARYGPGPDA, translated from the coding sequence ATGACAGCCAAGGCATTGCCGCCCGTCGTCGACACCGGGGCGTGGCAGCGCCATCTCGACGACCTGCGCGCCAGGGAGAAGGCCGCGACCCGGGAACTGGACGCGATCGCCGCCCAGCGCCGCCGACTGCCGATGACCGAGATGCCCGACTACACCCTTGAGGGTGAGGAGGGGCAGGTCCGGCTGGCCGACGTCTTCGGCGGCAACTCCCAGCTGATCGTCTACAACCACATGTGGTTCCCCGGCAAGGAGTGGCAGTGCCCGGGCTGCACGGGGTTCACGGCGCAGTTCACCCGCCTGGAGTTCCTGGAGGACTACGACGCCAGGTTCGTCGTCGTCACCCAGGGCCCGATCGACCAGGCCTTCGCGTACAAGCGGCGGACCGGGAACAGGATGGCCTGGTACTCCACCGCGAACAGCCCGTTCGGCACCGACGTGGGTGCGCCGCCCGGCGGCGGATTCGCGGTCAACGTCTTCCTCCGCGACGGCGACACCGTCTACCGCACCTGGCACACCGACGGCCGGGGCACCGAGCAGCTCAGCCACACCTTCGCGCTCATCGATCTCCTGCCGTACGGACGGCAGGAGGACTGGCAGGACTCGCCCGAGGGCTGGCCCCGGTCACCCACCTACAGCCGATGGATCAGCTCCGAGGCCGTCGCGGCACGCTACGGCCCCGGTCCGGACGCCTGA
- a CDS encoding PRC and DUF2382 domain-containing protein yields the protein MITQEQIPAVLEHPVFDAEGSKIGDANHVFFDDATGRPEWVSIKTGFFGTSESFVPIRDAVMVEDHLEVPYSKGKVKDAPNVDVDSGGHLSESEEVRLYEYYGMAWDDAWQQANQPGEKGWARSETGTTGVAGTRSMEAGTAAMGTGTDRGADMRGTEDGAMTRSEEHMHVGAERYETGRARLRKYVVTEEVQQTVPLRHEEVRLEREPITDANRGDAMAGPEISEAEHEVTLHAERPVVQTETVPVERVRLSTEEVAEEETVTGEVRKERIAAEGVEDDEGGRPRP from the coding sequence ATGATCACGCAGGAGCAGATCCCGGCCGTACTGGAACACCCCGTGTTCGATGCCGAGGGCAGCAAGATCGGAGATGCGAACCACGTCTTCTTCGACGACGCGACCGGCCGCCCGGAATGGGTCAGCATCAAGACCGGCTTCTTCGGCACCAGCGAGTCGTTCGTGCCGATCCGCGACGCGGTCATGGTCGAGGACCATCTGGAGGTGCCCTACTCCAAGGGCAAGGTCAAGGACGCGCCGAACGTCGACGTCGACAGCGGCGGCCACCTGTCCGAGTCGGAGGAGGTCCGGCTGTACGAGTACTACGGCATGGCCTGGGACGACGCCTGGCAGCAGGCCAATCAGCCCGGTGAGAAGGGGTGGGCCCGGTCCGAGACCGGCACCACGGGGGTGGCCGGGACCAGAAGCATGGAAGCCGGCACGGCCGCCATGGGGACGGGTACGGACCGGGGCGCGGACATGCGGGGAACCGAGGACGGGGCGATGACCCGGTCCGAGGAGCACATGCACGTCGGCGCCGAGCGGTACGAGACGGGGCGGGCGCGGCTGCGCAAGTACGTGGTGACGGAGGAGGTCCAGCAGACGGTCCCGCTGCGCCACGAAGAGGTACGCCTCGAACGGGAGCCGATCACCGACGCGAACCGCGGCGACGCCATGGCCGGCCCGGAGATCTCCGAGGCCGAACACGAGGTCACCCTGCACGCCGAACGCCCGGTGGTGCAGACCGAGACGGTTCCGGTGGAACGGGTGCGGCTGAGCACCGAGGAGGTCGCGGAGGAGGAGACCGTCACCGGCGAGGTCCGCAAGGAACGGATCGCGGCGGAGGGCGTGGAGGACGACGAAGGTGGCCGCCCTCGCCCGTGA
- a CDS encoding SRPBCC family protein has product MALFLVFRDTALRADEAWRRLTVWERHADVVPLTRIRVLTPPPRGAGTVFVARTGVGRLAFDDRMEVVVWRPPRDGAPGLCRLVKRGHLVLGWAEIEVRTARGDGSQVMWREEVRVRGLPRIVDPLLGRAGRLMFGRAVNRLLARP; this is encoded by the coding sequence GTGGCTCTCTTTCTTGTGTTCCGGGACACCGCGCTGCGTGCCGACGAGGCGTGGCGGCGGCTCACCGTGTGGGAGCGGCACGCGGACGTGGTGCCGCTGACGCGGATCCGGGTCCTCACGCCGCCGCCGCGCGGGGCCGGCACCGTCTTCGTGGCCCGGACCGGGGTGGGCCGGCTGGCGTTCGACGACCGTATGGAGGTCGTCGTCTGGCGGCCGCCCCGGGACGGCGCCCCCGGCCTGTGCCGTCTCGTCAAACGCGGACACCTCGTCCTCGGGTGGGCCGAGATCGAGGTGCGGACGGCGCGGGGGGACGGTTCGCAGGTGATGTGGCGGGAGGAGGTGCGGGTGCGGGGACTGCCGCGGATCGTCGACCCGCTGCTGGGCCGGGCGGGCCGGCTGATGTTCGGCCGAGCCGTGAACCGGCTGCTGGCGCGTCCTTGA